In the genome of Mytilus edulis chromosome 3, xbMytEdul2.2, whole genome shotgun sequence, one region contains:
- the LOC139515668 gene encoding uncharacterized protein isoform X1 has translation MQCWKMVKIFVGNLSQSTAREDIQMMFEKYGKVTECDVLKNYGFVHMASSDEAEKAIQELDGASVKGSRMRVEKSTGKSSRGGGGGRGGGGKMSRGRGGGRGGDRYGGGGGGGGYGDPYRRPPPYGGGGGGGGRDSYDRYGGGSRDRMPISRGYDSYDRRPPPMDDYRDRYGGGGGGYGSYDARRSEYDRYERPPARDPYYSDRGAAARPPPEYYNRRPPPPAPEDDRLTGYSNGHDADNYYDRFYKKPAPPPQTQKSVSQGFLQSEPYYF, from the exons ATGCAATG CTGGAAAATGGTGAAGATATTTGTGGGAAACCTGAGCCAGTCTACGGCGAGGGAAGATATACAGATGATGTTTGAAAAGTATGGAAAAGTTACTGAATGTGATGTATTGAAAAACTATGGATTTGTG CATATGGCAAGTTCAGATGAGGCAGAAAAAGCTATTCAGGAACTGGATGGAGCATCCGTAAAAGGCAGCAGAATGAGAGTGGAG aAATCAACAGGAAAGTCTTCAAGAGGAGGAGGAGGTGGCAGAGGTGGAGGAGG aaaaatgtctCGTGGTCGTGGTGGTGGTAGAGGAGGAGACAGATATGGCGGAGGTGGTGGTGGGGGTGGATATGGTGATCCATACAGACGGCCACCACCTTATGGCggcggtggtggtggtggtggcaGAGATTCTTACGACAGATACGGGGGTGGATCAAGAGACAGGATGCCTATCAGCAGAGGGTATGATTCTTATGACAGACGTCCACCACCAATGGACGACTATAGAGACAGATATGGCGGTGGTGGTGGTGGCTATGGAAGTTACGATGCTCGCCGTAGTGAGTATGACAGGTATGAACGACCCCCAGCAAGAGACCCATACTACAGTGACCGTGGTGCCGCTGCCCGTCCCCCACCCGAGTACTACAACAGAAG ACCACCTCCTCCAGCACCAGAAGATGACAGATTAACAGGATATTCAAATGGACATGATGCTGATAATTATTATGACAGATTTTACAAGAAACCCGCACCGCCACCACAGACACAAAAATCCGTTTCACAAGGATTCTTACAGAGTGAACCGTACTACTTTTAA
- the LOC139515668 gene encoding uncharacterized protein isoform X2, with product MVKIFVGNLSQSTAREDIQMMFEKYGKVTECDVLKNYGFVHMASSDEAEKAIQELDGASVKGSRMRVEKSTGKSSRGGGGGRGGGGKMSRGRGGGRGGDRYGGGGGGGGYGDPYRRPPPYGGGGGGGGRDSYDRYGGGSRDRMPISRGYDSYDRRPPPMDDYRDRYGGGGGGYGSYDARRSEYDRYERPPARDPYYSDRGAAARPPPEYYNRRPPPPAPEDDRLTGYSNGHDADNYYDRFYKKPAPPPQTQKSVSQGFLQSEPYYF from the exons ATGGTGAAGATATTTGTGGGAAACCTGAGCCAGTCTACGGCGAGGGAAGATATACAGATGATGTTTGAAAAGTATGGAAAAGTTACTGAATGTGATGTATTGAAAAACTATGGATTTGTG CATATGGCAAGTTCAGATGAGGCAGAAAAAGCTATTCAGGAACTGGATGGAGCATCCGTAAAAGGCAGCAGAATGAGAGTGGAG aAATCAACAGGAAAGTCTTCAAGAGGAGGAGGAGGTGGCAGAGGTGGAGGAGG aaaaatgtctCGTGGTCGTGGTGGTGGTAGAGGAGGAGACAGATATGGCGGAGGTGGTGGTGGGGGTGGATATGGTGATCCATACAGACGGCCACCACCTTATGGCggcggtggtggtggtggtggcaGAGATTCTTACGACAGATACGGGGGTGGATCAAGAGACAGGATGCCTATCAGCAGAGGGTATGATTCTTATGACAGACGTCCACCACCAATGGACGACTATAGAGACAGATATGGCGGTGGTGGTGGTGGCTATGGAAGTTACGATGCTCGCCGTAGTGAGTATGACAGGTATGAACGACCCCCAGCAAGAGACCCATACTACAGTGACCGTGGTGCCGCTGCCCGTCCCCCACCCGAGTACTACAACAGAAG ACCACCTCCTCCAGCACCAGAAGATGACAGATTAACAGGATATTCAAATGGACATGATGCTGATAATTATTATGACAGATTTTACAAGAAACCCGCACCGCCACCACAGACACAAAAATCCGTTTCACAAGGATTCTTACAGAGTGAACCGTACTACTTTTAA
- the LOC139515668 gene encoding uncharacterized protein isoform X3, translating into MQCWKMVKIFVGNLSQSTAREDIQMMFEKYGKVTECDVLKNYGFVHMASSDEAEKAIQELDGASVKGSRMRVEKSTGKSSRGGGGGRGGGGKMSRGRGGGRGGDRYGGGGGGGGYGDPYRRPPPYGGGGGGGGRDSYDRYGGGSRDRMPISRGYDSYDRRPPPMDDYRDRYGGGGGGYGSYDARRSEYDRYERPPARDPYYSDRGAAARPPPEYYNRR; encoded by the exons ATGCAATG CTGGAAAATGGTGAAGATATTTGTGGGAAACCTGAGCCAGTCTACGGCGAGGGAAGATATACAGATGATGTTTGAAAAGTATGGAAAAGTTACTGAATGTGATGTATTGAAAAACTATGGATTTGTG CATATGGCAAGTTCAGATGAGGCAGAAAAAGCTATTCAGGAACTGGATGGAGCATCCGTAAAAGGCAGCAGAATGAGAGTGGAG aAATCAACAGGAAAGTCTTCAAGAGGAGGAGGAGGTGGCAGAGGTGGAGGAGG aaaaatgtctCGTGGTCGTGGTGGTGGTAGAGGAGGAGACAGATATGGCGGAGGTGGTGGTGGGGGTGGATATGGTGATCCATACAGACGGCCACCACCTTATGGCggcggtggtggtggtggtggcaGAGATTCTTACGACAGATACGGGGGTGGATCAAGAGACAGGATGCCTATCAGCAGAGGGTATGATTCTTATGACAGACGTCCACCACCAATGGACGACTATAGAGACAGATATGGCGGTGGTGGTGGTGGCTATGGAAGTTACGATGCTCGCCGTAGTGAGTATGACAGGTATGAACGACCCCCAGCAAGAGACCCATACTACAGTGACCGTGGTGCCGCTGCCCGTCCCCCACCCGAGTACTACAACAGAAGGTAA